Within Salvia splendens isolate huo1 unplaced genomic scaffold, SspV2 ctg389, whole genome shotgun sequence, the genomic segment gtTCTCACCCTCCGCATCCATTCACCCTAATTAGAGACTTTGAGATGCCAAATTTGGAAGAATCCTATACAACCAAGTTGTTTGATCGCATACATGCTGCGATTGACAAACTGGAGACCCGGTTGGACCAGTTGTTAAGGGGAGAGTCCCTTAATACGTTCAATCCATTCAACAATCAAGAAACGTATCGGAAAtcgtcgagcgcccaagaggtTTGGGTCGGCGATGATTCCTGATGAAGAGAGGCTGAGCACGAGATTGAATCTCGTCGGCAGCGATGGGAGAGTTTCTTGATGCACAAgtcaattgagccaaaatattaattttcatagattgattgaatgaatacaaaagataacagtctatcatatttataatgctactgacttaatgaacaagaaaacaaagatatataaaaagatatgctaaatccctataatatctaaactaaataataataataaaggtTCGTATCATTCAGGTGGCACGTCAAGAATGAATTTTGTGGGACATTTAATTCAGGAAAATGATACCACATCGGATACCCGTGTGAATGGTAAGATGTTTTTGGGTAAACGATCCAAACAAAAGGATATAATTGAGCATTTACCCATTTTCAACTCGTGAAGGCTGTGAGAGGGAAatatttgtgttttattttctcaaaacaaCCTCCGTCCCTCCTGTCTGCTACAAGTGAAGCGCTCTAAATCGGCCGTTGTTTTGCGAAGATGAAAATAACTAGTTAAAGTGGAGGAAACATAAAGTAAGACAAAGAATAAACTAGTTAAAGTGGAAGATGAAAATAactagttaaagtggagaaaaaataaagtaagttagagaataatatagaagagagtcgtATATTCATTATTATCttacttactttattttatttctacgCCTCACTTGTAGTGGGATTCATTATTATCTTCCTTAATTTACTTTATCTCTACGCctcacttgtagtgggacagagggagtacgagagtgggacagagggagtattgaGTTTGGGCCGAATTGTAGTGATACAGAGGGAGTATGagagtgggacagagggagcaTGAGTTTGGGCCGAAGTTAGCTGTTTTGACGTGTACGTTTGACTGTTTCGTGTAAAGTATATATAGTTAATTGATGGAATCATGAAAAATTATCGAAACACGTAGTACTTATATATCCAATAGACTATAATACAAAAATCAAGGTATCGAAACAGTAAAAAATTCATTCAACAAAGTTTTCCAAACTGTCGTGGCAAGCAAAAAAAAGGGGGGTGTGAAGAGTATAGCTAGTTTGACACATAAAGAATAACAAATCAATCATAGTATACAATTACAAACATATTGGTAGCAAATATGTACAAGACATGGAGGAAGGATGAGGAGAGGGCTTCAAGGCTTAGGAGGGTCAGCTGCTGCTGGCGGCGCGTCTTCAACTTTCTCCTCAACAGCCGCCTCCACAGCGATCTCCTTCTCTTTAACCTCCTCTGTGCAACTCTCAGTCGGTGGCGGGACAGCCtcctctttcttctcctcctcaaCAGGGGCAGGTATGAAAGTGGAGACCTTCTCGAACACAAACAGAACCGGACCAGACACGTATGCTGCTCCAACTTTAGTCGCTGCTTCGCTTACCGATTTTGAACCGGGAAAATCTGGCCCAACCATAGCAAATACAGACAAGCATCAACTATAAGAATAGGAATATGAATATGATCATGATATTATGGGAATCGCAAGTATATATACGTACCGATCTTAGCAAGCTCGTCGAGGAATTTCTGGACTGCTGCTGAGTGCTTTTTCACAGCTGCATCCGTTGGTTCCTTGATCAAAGCCTGTATATATATTGGAGTATACAATTAAGAATTAgtaatattcaaattttaagaaTAATATAGGAGTAATTTGGATGAAGACCTTAATCTCAGTAGATGAAGCTTGATAGATTTGGGTAACTTTGGGCTCAAGATCTGTTTTTTTCTCTTCACACTCTTTCGAATATTGCTCCTGCTCAGAAAAACACAGACACATATATAGGAATTAGATAAACAAGGATAGATATGTGATGATGAAGTATACCTTAGATTCATCGAAGGCCTTGCAAGCTTCAAGAGCAGCTGCCTTTTTTGGGTTCTCAAACACTTTCTTGATCTTGGGCAGAACCTTCGATTTCCAGTAGTTTACCATCTTAACTACTGAGTACAAATCAAATACTCCACCTGAGTAATTATCACAAATATAACTACGTAATATTTATATTGAGAGAAATGATTTCAAGAGAAAAACCTTGTTAACTAATAAGCTGCAGGTATAAGGCGTTGAGAAATAGTAGTAATGATGAGAATGAAAGGTGCAAAGAAATATAGAGAGCAATGCGTGTCAGCAACacaaacacatacttatttaaAACCAAAACTCGTTAGGAGGCTTGCATAATTACGTGAGGGGCAATGGAGCTAGGGTCAAAAATGTCATGTTAATTACGCCATTATATGATcgatcatttttatttattgaaattgatACAGACTGGAATTGATCAATACATATAtctattaaaaaggaaaaaattcaATCACAGATATGAGTAGAAGAAACAGCAACAGCAACGGCTGCTAGCTGGCTATCAAGATCTTCGAAAGTTGCCAATTACACACCGGTCCCACTCCCATTGATATGCTCATCCCATGTAATCCACcctctataaaaaaataatttctatCTTTCCATTTTCAATCATACACAAATTTAATCTTTTACTATAAACAAAAAGTTACTCTCaatttattacttttattttttattttttgcttccgtattttattcatattttctctttttctgtTCTACTTTACTTACTTTATCTCTTTTGCTCTTATCACCAAGTTTGTATAAAAACTTATTGACTCATAAAACTATATTTAATAGACAAAAGGGATATATCTAAGAAAGAGAGGGGTCAGATATAGTAGCATAAGATACTTCTCTCTCTTTgaattaattcatattttctcaTCCAAATCCAACCCCAAACCAACAACATGCATGAATCATCATCTTCAATTATTTGCTCATCAACCATTCTTGTTCAAACATGGCCTCGCTGGTATTTACTTGTCTACAACACACCAATCACTTTCACTATATATTTAGTTTCtccatccccaaagaatatacactttgggttcggcatgaattttaatgtaaaattagtaaagtaagaaagaggttgagagaaaaagtaattaaagtattgttagtggagaatgagtctcacctcattagagagaagaacttccaaaattagacaatgcatattcttataagacggactaaaaaggaaagagtgcatatttttgtaagACGGCGGGAGTATATATGAACTGGTAGTACATTAACTAATAAATCCGTATCCATTCCCCTCTTACACTTACCCAAATCCCCTAAACAAACTCAGCCACACATCCTTTCTCAGTCTCTTGTCTTTTATTATGTAATGCATTCACAATCAATTGACGTAACAATATTAAGGATTCCAAATTAGGAGTTCTATATAAGTACTACAACTTGTGGGAATCTTGAACTCTATTGATTGTCACCTGTTCTTCATTTATAAAGATATAATG encodes:
- the LOC121790019 gene encoding plasma membrane-associated cation-binding protein 1-like, whose translation is MVNYWKSKVLPKIKKVFENPKKAAALEACKAFDESKEQYSKECEEKKTDLEPKVTQIYQASSTEIKALIKEPTDAAVKKHSAAVQKFLDELAKIDFPGSKSVSEAATKVGAAYVSGPVLFVFEKVSTFIPAPVEEEKKEEAVPPPTESCTEEVKEKEIAVEAAVEEKVEDAPPAAADPPKP